A segment of the Nitrosospira briensis C-128 genome:
CCACTCGAGACATTTTTTATATCCTTAAGCCACTATGCACAATACTTCACCGCCAACACCATTGGCGCGCGCCTTTCGCTCCGTCATTACACCTTTTGAAGTGGAAACGATTGCCACGCCCAGGCCGTTCATCACATTAGGAAGCTTGTCGCTGGCTTTGTAAATCCGCAAGCCGGGACGACTAACACGTTCAATCTTTTCAATTACAGGACGTCCGGCGTAATACTTTAAACTGATATCCAACTGTGGTTTTCCGTCCGCCTGGTGAACCGCGAAATCCTCAACGTAACCTTCATCCTTCAACACCTGCGCGATCGCAGCTTTGAGCTTGGACGCAGGCATTACAACGGATGTTTTTTCGGAAAGCTGCGCGTTACGAATCCGCGTCAGCATATCGGCGATAGGGTCACTCATGCTCATCTAGGGATACCTCTAGAAATCCAGATTCCGTAACCGGAAAATATACAAATCTCTGAAATTATTAAATCGATCATATTGGGCTTGCCCTGTCTATATGGACCAAAGTCATGTTTGGACCGCTAGAATTCAAACATGCCTAAAATATCAGGCCGCTCAGTCTACCAACTAGCCTTGATTATGCCGGGAATTTCACCACTCATAGCGATATCGCGGAGCTTGCTGCGGCCGAGACCGAACTTGCTGTATACGCCACGTGGACGGCCAGTCAGGGAACAGCGATTACGCAGGCGCACCGGACTTGAGTTGCGCGGCAGCATCTGAAGCTTGATTCTGGCAGAGTGACGATCCTCATCACTCGAATTGGTATCGTTAATTATGGCCGACAATTCAGCACGCCGAGGCGCATATTTCTTTACGACTTCGCGTCGTTTCAAGTCGCGGTTAATCACAGCTATTTTGGCCATACGATTCTCAATTTTTAAATGGAAATTTAAATGCCGCCAGCAACGCTTTTGCCTCCGCATCCGTTTTCGCGGTGGTGGTGATAGTTATATTCATGCCTCTTAGCGCGTCGATTTTGTCATATTCAATTTCAGGAAAAATGATTTGCTCTTTTACACCCATGTTGTAATTTCCCCGCCCATCGAATGCTCTGCCGGAAACCCCACGAAAATCACGAATACGCGGTATGGCCACGCTAACCAATCGATCCAGGAATTCGTACATGCGAATACGACGCAACGTAACCATGCAACCAACCGGATATCCATCACGAACCTTAAACGTAGCAATGGATTTTTTTGCCTTCGTCACCACCGGTTTCTGCCCGGCGATTTTTTGCATATCGCTTACTGCACTATCCATGACCTTCTTATCGGCGACCGCCTCGCCCACGCCCATATTGAGCGTGATTTTCTCGATGCGAGGCACTTCCATCACGGATTTATAGCCAAATTGCTGCATCAATTGTTGGACTACGGTGCTGCGGTAATACTCTTGTAGACGAGCCATAATCTTCCCTTAACCTATTCAGGCATCAAGCAGTTCACCGCTCGACTTGAAATAACGAACTTTACCCTTGCCTTCCTGAATTCTGAAACCAACACGGTCAGCTTTGCGAGTGAAGGGATTATAAATCGCCACATTCGAAACCTGAATTGGATTCTCCATCTCGACAATTCCACCCGTTGCTCCCTTATTCGGGTTGGGTCGCTGATGTTTCTTGACCTTATTGACGCCCTCGACCACCACCAAGTCGGCATTTACCGCGCGAAGCACCGTGCCACGCTTGCCCTTGTCCTTGCCGGTGATGACGACGACATCATCACCTTTCTTTATCTTCCGCATATTCGATCCTTACCGTGCTTACAAAACTTCTGGCGCAAGCGAAACAATCTTCATGAAGCGTGCATTACGCAATTCCCGTGTTACCGGCCCAAAAATGCGCGTACCGATTGGCTCCAGCTTGGCGTTCAACAACACGGCCGCGTTACTGTCAAATTTGATCAACGAACCGTCAGCACGGCGCACTCCCTTCGAAGTACGAACTACCACCGCGTTGTACACTTCGCCTTTCTTGACACGTCCACGTGGCGCAACATCCTTGATGCTGACTTTTATAATGTCGCCAATACCAGCGTACCGCCGCCTGGATCCACCCAGCACTTTGATGCACATGATTGAACGAGCACCAGTATTATCCGCGACCTGCAGAATCGATTGCATTTGGATCATTTTTTACTCACTCTTTCCAACTTTTCCCGCCTCGGGACTGAGGCGTGGATAGTATTGGAACCCGTCCGGGTTATGAAGCCACCAATTGGTGACTGCAAAAATTAAAGATCTGAAAAACGAAGAGGCCGAATTATAAGGTAATCTTGTCAGAAAAACAAGGAAAACAAACATTCGCCCATCGGACCCGCCAATAAATCAACTGACTTGGCTGCCCTTCTCCATCAACTTGACTACGCGCCAGGCTTTTGTCTTAGAAAGAGGCCGGCATTCTTCGATTATTACCATATCACCTGGGTGAAACTCATTACTTTCGTCATGAACATGGTATTTTTTTGAACGAACCATAATCTTTCCATAGAGCGGATGCTTAACCTTACGCTCGACCAAGACAGTAATGGTTTTATCCATCTTATCGCTCAACACTTTTCCACTGAGGGTGCGATTTAAATTAGCTTCACTCATGACTGCTTTGCCTTCTGGCTAAGTATGGTTTTCGCGCGCGCGATATCCCTGCGCACGTTACGTAATTGGTTGGTATTACTCAGCTGCTGTGTCGTATGCTGCATCCGCAGGCCAAACTGAGCCCGCAGAAGCTCTAACAACTCTTGCTGCAGCTCTGCCGGATTCCGGGACCTGAGGTCTTTAGTT
Coding sequences within it:
- the rpsH gene encoding 30S ribosomal protein S8 codes for the protein MSMSDPIADMLTRIRNAQLSEKTSVVMPASKLKAAIAQVLKDEGYVEDFAVHQADGKPQLDISLKYYAGRPVIEKIERVSRPGLRIYKASDKLPNVMNGLGVAIVSTSKGVMTERKARANGVGGEVLCIVA
- the rpsN gene encoding 30S ribosomal protein S14, with amino-acid sequence MAKIAVINRDLKRREVVKKYAPRRAELSAIINDTNSSDEDRHSARIKLQMLPRNSSPVRLRNRCSLTGRPRGVYSKFGLGRSKLRDIAMSGEIPGIIKASW
- the rplE gene encoding 50S ribosomal protein L5, producing MARLQEYYRSTVVQQLMQQFGYKSVMEVPRIEKITLNMGVGEAVADKKVMDSAVSDMQKIAGQKPVVTKAKKSIATFKVRDGYPVGCMVTLRRIRMYEFLDRLVSVAIPRIRDFRGVSGRAFDGRGNYNMGVKEQIIFPEIEYDKIDALRGMNITITTTAKTDAEAKALLAAFKFPFKN
- the rplX gene encoding 50S ribosomal protein L24 yields the protein MRKIKKGDDVVVITGKDKGKRGTVLRAVNADLVVVEGVNKVKKHQRPNPNKGATGGIVEMENPIQVSNVAIYNPFTRKADRVGFRIQEGKGKVRYFKSSGELLDA
- the rplN gene encoding 50S ribosomal protein L14, encoding MIQMQSILQVADNTGARSIMCIKVLGGSRRRYAGIGDIIKVSIKDVAPRGRVKKGEVYNAVVVRTSKGVRRADGSLIKFDSNAAVLLNAKLEPIGTRIFGPVTRELRNARFMKIVSLAPEVL
- the rpsQ gene encoding 30S ribosomal protein S17; protein product: MSEANLNRTLSGKVLSDKMDKTITVLVERKVKHPLYGKIMVRSKKYHVHDESNEFHPGDMVIIEECRPLSKTKAWRVVKLMEKGSQVS
- the rpmC gene encoding 50S ribosomal protein L29, with the translated sequence MKTKTKDLRSRNPAELQQELLELLRAQFGLRMQHTTQQLSNTNQLRNVRRDIARAKTILSQKAKQS